A portion of the Paenibacillus marchantiae genome contains these proteins:
- a CDS encoding DUF2179 domain-containing protein gives MFKILVFIFLIQIVYVSAYTLRMILTLKGQKYIAALISMGEIVIYVLGLNLVLKYLTQPSALIVYAVGYGLGVLLGAWIEEKIALGYVTVKVICNQMGGDVANALRDKGYGVTAWVGSGRDGDRLVMEILAKRKNQKLLYQTILELDPKAFVITVEPKQFHGGFWTRSIKR, from the coding sequence TTGTTTAAAATATTGGTATTTATCTTTTTGATCCAGATTGTGTATGTATCTGCTTATACACTTCGGATGATTCTGACGCTCAAAGGACAGAAATATATTGCTGCGCTCATCAGTATGGGCGAAATTGTGATCTACGTACTCGGTCTGAATCTGGTACTCAAATATCTGACCCAGCCATCTGCGTTAATTGTATATGCCGTTGGTTATGGGCTGGGGGTATTGCTGGGTGCCTGGATCGAAGAGAAGATTGCGCTTGGTTACGTTACCGTTAAGGTTATTTGTAACCAGATGGGCGGGGATGTAGCGAATGCCTTGCGGGATAAAGGATACGGTGTCACCGCCTGGGTTGGTAGTGGACGAGATGGAGACCGGCTGGTTATGGAGATTTTGGCGAAACGAAAAAACCAGAAACTTCTATATCAGACGATTCTGGAGCTTGATCCCAAAGCATTTGTCATCACCGTTGAGCCCAAACAGTTCCATGGCGGGTTCTGGACACGTTCCATCAAAAGATAA
- a CDS encoding Glu/Leu/Phe/Val dehydrogenase dimerization domain-containing protein, whose product MQLWHEMQREGMEQLIFCHDPRSGLKAVIAIHSTVLGPALGGCRCWTYASEEEAVRDAIKLAKGMTYKSAVSGLPYGGGKAVVWDVPAELVTQSDEASPDNNLNPKKGKQNVGPHTNIIKGKDTSNGLDKDLDKTSKNNLQACRRAETFRSLGRYLERLNGRYVTGLDLGTTAADMDQIRLETVHVTDTTGSLGAQDDFTAEMTAYGVYTGIVTSLRHQGIDALQGICVAVQGLGKVGYALCRYLHAAGARLIVADVVPERVQRALVQFSGAMSADPAHIHAADCKVFAPLCPRGRIDPGNGGGAALLHRCRGGEQPAQPSGAGCSPHAGARHPVRA is encoded by the coding sequence ATGCAGTTGTGGCATGAGATGCAGCGGGAAGGTATGGAACAACTCATATTTTGCCATGATCCACGGAGCGGGCTTAAAGCCGTTATCGCCATCCATAGTACAGTGCTGGGTCCCGCACTCGGGGGATGCCGCTGCTGGACGTATGCATCGGAGGAAGAAGCGGTTCGGGATGCCATCAAACTCGCGAAGGGCATGACCTACAAATCGGCGGTCTCCGGTCTGCCATATGGCGGGGGCAAAGCTGTGGTATGGGATGTGCCCGCCGAACTGGTCACCCAATCGGATGAGGCCAGCCCAGACAACAATCTAAATCCCAAAAAAGGCAAACAGAATGTCGGACCCCATACGAACATCATTAAAGGCAAGGATACATCGAACGGATTAGATAAGGATTTAGATAAGACATCCAAAAACAACCTACAAGCCTGCCGGCGTGCCGAAACGTTCCGTTCTCTGGGCCGCTATCTGGAACGACTGAACGGACGTTATGTGACAGGCCTGGATCTGGGCACTACGGCGGCAGATATGGACCAGATCCGGCTGGAGACGGTACATGTGACGGATACGACCGGATCGCTTGGCGCACAGGATGACTTCACAGCCGAGATGACCGCCTACGGTGTATACACTGGCATTGTGACATCGCTGCGTCACCAAGGCATTGACGCCTTGCAGGGCATTTGCGTTGCCGTCCAGGGACTGGGCAAGGTCGGGTATGCCCTGTGCCGTTACCTGCATGCAGCCGGGGCACGGCTCATTGTGGCAGACGTTGTACCCGAACGTGTACAACGTGCCCTTGTGCAGTTCAGCGGCGCCATGTCGGCCGATCCGGCCCATATTCACGCCGCTGACTGCAAGGTGTTCGCCCCCCTGTGCCCTAGGGGGCGTATTGACCCCGGCAACGGTGGAGGAGCTGCGCTGCTCCATCGTTGCCGGGGCGGCGAACAACCAGCTCAGCCATCGGGAGCTGGTTGTTCGCCGCATGCAGGCGCGCGGCATCCTGTACGCGCCTGA
- a CDS encoding Rossmann-fold NAD(P)-binding domain-containing protein encodes MEELRCSIVAGAANNQLSHRELVVRRMQARGILYAPDYVLNAGGIISTAYELEGAGPDLIRQKVAGIAGTLSKVYAIAEQSVLSTADAADQLAEAVLQSGKPHA; translated from the coding sequence GTGGAGGAGCTGCGCTGCTCCATCGTTGCCGGGGCGGCGAACAACCAGCTCAGCCATCGGGAGCTGGTTGTTCGCCGCATGCAGGCGCGCGGCATCCTGTACGCGCCTGACTATGTGCTCAACGCAGGCGGAATCATCAGCACCGCCTACGAGCTGGAAGGCGCAGGGCCCGACCTGATCCGCCAAAAGGTGGCGGGGATTGCGGGCACGCTGTCCAAAGTCTATGCGATAGCAGAGCAGTCTGTCCTCTCCACGGCTGATGCAGCCGATCAGCTGGCAGAGGCTGTCCTGCAAAGCGGAAAACCCCATGCTTAG
- a CDS encoding ABC transporter ATP-binding protein translates to MSEKQVLSIEGLRMRYNGRYVLNGIDLEVNRGEMIGYIGPNGAGKSTTVKILLGLVEGYVGTVRIFGKDIADGDVEYKRRIGYVPEVAELYEQLTPAEYLTFIGELYGLSYEDADYKAKQLMDCFGLEKSYHSRIASFSKGMRQKVLLISALLHDPDLLFLDEPLSGLDANSVMVVKEILTQLSAKGTTIFYSSHIMDVVEKISSRIVLIAEGRVMADGTFRQLQQQSMEGSLEEVFNQLTGFNEHRAIAERFVSIVQEVY, encoded by the coding sequence GTGAGTGAAAAACAAGTACTGTCAATTGAAGGCTTGCGTATGCGGTATAACGGGCGTTATGTGCTAAATGGGATTGATTTAGAAGTGAATCGGGGCGAGATGATTGGATACATCGGTCCGAACGGTGCGGGCAAAAGCACAACGGTCAAGATTTTGCTCGGACTGGTTGAGGGATATGTAGGTACGGTTCGCATCTTTGGCAAGGATATCGCGGATGGTGACGTGGAATATAAACGCCGAATCGGTTATGTACCGGAAGTCGCGGAGCTATACGAGCAATTAACCCCGGCAGAGTATCTGACCTTTATAGGAGAATTGTACGGGTTGTCCTATGAAGATGCCGATTATAAGGCGAAGCAGTTGATGGATTGTTTTGGACTGGAAAAATCATATCATTCCCGCATTGCTTCCTTCTCCAAAGGCATGCGTCAGAAAGTGCTGCTGATCTCCGCGCTGTTGCATGACCCGGATCTGTTGTTCCTGGATGAACCGCTAAGCGGTCTGGACGCCAACAGTGTAATGGTGGTAAAGGAGATTTTGACACAGCTGTCGGCCAAGGGTACAACGATATTCTATTCGTCACACATCATGGATGTGGTGGAGAAGATCAGCAGCCGAATCGTTCTGATTGCCGAAGGACGTGTGATGGCGGATGGTACGTTCAGGCAGCTTCAGCAGCAATCCATGGAAGGCTCACTGGAGGAAGTGTTCAATCAACTGACGGGCTTCAATGAGCATCGGGCAATAGCAGAACGCTTTGTGTCCATCGTGCAGGAGGTGTACTGA
- a CDS encoding RICIN domain-containing protein produces MNEGWLKKKTKTHRFTRRLCYLLALILALQSLGMLVASGQRASAAPLSVTNGVQFKDTNGNVIHAHGGGMIKANGYYYWFGENRNPNGTFKAVSVYRSVDLKNWEYRNDVLTSSSAAELNISNIERPKVIYNSATGKYVLWMHKENGVDYGEARVAVATSSTVDGNYTYVGSYRPLGYDSRDMTVYNDNGTAYLISATKVNADLNIYKLTPDFLGVESLVTTLWPGQYREAPAMFKKGGVYFLITSGATGWNPNQAKYATATSITGTWSGLSNFGDSTTYGSQSAYVLPVEGSQTTSYLYMGDRWAGAWSGPVQDSKYVWLPLSFPSATSLAMNWASSITIDAATGSVTGVDTPDVWDPNASYQLISRKSNKLLNVIGGSADNGADLEQRADGGTTSQQWQITDAGGGYVKIINRSSGKLIGVENGSTADGAVIEQWNDGGWASQQWQLVSVGGGYYKLKNRSTGKVLDISGQSLADGAAAIQWTDNGGTNQQFQIVKVQ; encoded by the coding sequence ATGAATGAGGGTTGGTTGAAAAAGAAAACAAAAACACATCGTTTCACTCGTCGCCTTTGTTATCTGCTTGCTCTAATCCTGGCGCTACAATCGCTGGGTATGCTGGTCGCTTCAGGACAACGGGCTTCCGCTGCTCCACTCAGTGTAACCAACGGGGTACAGTTCAAGGATACAAACGGCAATGTCATTCATGCCCATGGGGGCGGGATGATTAAGGCTAATGGGTACTATTACTGGTTTGGGGAGAATCGTAATCCTAATGGAACGTTTAAGGCGGTTTCCGTATATCGTTCAGTAGATTTGAAAAACTGGGAGTATCGCAATGATGTGCTCACCAGCAGCTCGGCTGCCGAGCTGAACATTTCCAACATCGAACGCCCGAAGGTCATCTATAACAGTGCAACAGGCAAGTATGTTCTTTGGATGCATAAGGAAAACGGGGTCGACTACGGTGAAGCCAGAGTGGCGGTAGCGACCTCAAGTACAGTGGATGGAAATTATACGTATGTAGGCAGCTATCGGCCTCTTGGCTATGATTCGAGAGACATGACAGTTTACAACGACAACGGAACAGCTTATCTCATCTCAGCGACCAAAGTGAATGCCGACCTGAATATCTACAAGCTGACTCCAGATTTTCTCGGTGTGGAATCGCTCGTAACGACGCTGTGGCCGGGTCAATATCGTGAGGCACCTGCCATGTTCAAAAAGGGTGGCGTCTACTTCCTGATCACATCCGGGGCTACGGGATGGAATCCGAATCAGGCCAAATATGCGACTGCTACCAGTATAACTGGCACCTGGAGCGGCCTGAGCAACTTTGGAGATAGTACAACCTATGGCTCCCAATCCGCATACGTGCTTCCGGTGGAAGGCTCACAGACAACATCCTATCTCTATATGGGCGATCGCTGGGCTGGCGCCTGGAGCGGACCAGTGCAGGATTCTAAGTATGTGTGGCTGCCGTTGTCTTTCCCAAGTGCAACCAGTCTGGCGATGAACTGGGCAAGCAGTATTACCATTGATGCAGCCACGGGTTCCGTAACCGGAGTGGATACGCCCGATGTATGGGACCCGAATGCTTCGTATCAGTTGATTAGTCGCAAAAGTAATAAATTGCTTAATGTCATCGGTGGTTCTGCGGATAACGGTGCGGATCTGGAGCAGCGGGCAGACGGCGGAACGACCAGCCAGCAGTGGCAGATCACGGATGCAGGTGGTGGTTATGTCAAAATCATCAATCGTTCCAGCGGCAAGCTAATCGGTGTAGAGAATGGTTCCACAGCAGATGGAGCTGTTATTGAACAGTGGAACGATGGCGGCTGGGCCAGTCAGCAATGGCAGTTGGTTAGTGTGGGTGGTGGTTATTATAAATTGAAAAACCGCAGCACAGGCAAGGTGCTTGATATTTCGGGACAATCCCTGGCAGACGGGGCAGCTGCAATCCAGTGGACAGATAATGGTGGTACGAATCAGCAATTCCAGATTGTTAAGGTTCAATAA
- a CDS encoding PepSY domain-containing protein, translating into MMMMNKHKLWIGSLSAAVLLGGSAALASGSVNGQSVQPTQTSNTQSVTQTQNNTGTLLTVAQAKEAALKATDGKVDDVDLERRNGQTFYEVEIDKKGSNDVVVRLDAYTGKILAVVDDEDYDDDDDYNGTVAGTSSNQAASKQVKLTEVQASNIALKQVTGGKVTEIELDHDNGRYIYEVELRTANSEADVDVDANTGKVLSFDQDFDDED; encoded by the coding sequence ATGATGATGATGAATAAACATAAACTATGGATTGGCAGCTTGTCGGCAGCGGTGTTGCTCGGAGGATCAGCCGCTCTGGCAAGTGGGAGTGTAAACGGACAATCGGTACAGCCTACGCAAACGTCCAATACACAATCAGTAACACAGACCCAGAACAACACAGGTACATTGCTGACGGTCGCACAGGCCAAAGAAGCAGCCTTGAAAGCAACGGATGGTAAAGTGGATGATGTGGATCTGGAGCGCAGAAACGGCCAAACGTTCTATGAAGTTGAGATCGACAAAAAAGGTAGTAATGACGTTGTCGTTCGTTTGGATGCTTACACGGGTAAAATCCTTGCAGTAGTCGATGATGAAGATTACGATGACGACGATGATTATAATGGAACTGTGGCAGGTACGTCTTCCAATCAAGCTGCTTCAAAACAGGTTAAACTGACAGAGGTACAAGCTTCAAACATTGCCCTGAAACAGGTGACAGGCGGAAAAGTAACCGAAATCGAACTGGATCATGATAACGGCCGTTATATTTATGAAGTGGAACTAAGAACAGCAAACAGTGAAGCCGATGTAGACGTCGATGCCAATACAGGCAAAGTGCTTTCGTTTGACCAGGATTTTGACGACGAAGATTAA
- a CDS encoding PepSY domain-containing protein: MMEEHEGRPEMKREEQRRKGWAKPRRSLWWGAGLLALLVVIAVMWWRPWQSDRVMLTADAAAQAVLDQYPGEILNSTLKDGTYIMQLRSETGLYDVQVDAVTATVNSIKRLESNPQAEEKTLWSREQIKTELLKQTDAELVSLELVEQQGSPVYLAVFKMKDNGREQWTIDPYNGEKQSSKPLEASSPDPTTGEGTKTSFLSEKEAEQKALAKVPGEVDDIELRGTNSGNPYYLVEIDLDDGREAIVQVNAISGAIRSVTWDDDED; the protein is encoded by the coding sequence ATGATGGAAGAGCATGAGGGGCGTCCGGAAATGAAACGGGAAGAACAACGACGCAAAGGATGGGCGAAGCCAAGACGTTCATTATGGTGGGGTGCGGGGCTCCTGGCTCTCCTTGTCGTTATAGCGGTCATGTGGTGGAGGCCGTGGCAATCAGACCGCGTGATGTTAACAGCAGATGCAGCGGCCCAAGCGGTCTTGGATCAATATCCGGGAGAGATCCTGAATTCCACGTTGAAGGACGGAACCTACATCATGCAGCTCCGCTCAGAAACCGGACTGTATGACGTACAAGTTGATGCGGTTACGGCGACCGTGAATTCCATTAAACGGCTGGAGTCCAACCCACAAGCCGAGGAGAAGACGTTATGGAGCCGGGAACAGATCAAGACGGAATTGCTGAAACAAACGGATGCCGAACTGGTGTCGCTCGAACTTGTCGAGCAGCAGGGGAGCCCGGTGTATCTGGCGGTATTCAAGATGAAGGACAATGGTCGGGAGCAATGGACCATTGATCCGTATAACGGGGAGAAACAGTCTTCAAAGCCGCTGGAGGCATCTTCGCCCGACCCGACAACAGGGGAAGGCACCAAGACTTCATTTCTGAGCGAGAAAGAAGCAGAGCAGAAGGCACTGGCTAAGGTTCCTGGTGAAGTGGATGATATCGAACTCCGTGGAACGAATAGTGGCAATCCGTATTATCTGGTTGAAATTGACCTGGATGACGGTCGTGAGGCTATTGTGCAGGTGAATGCCATTTCAGGCGCGATTCGTTCGGTCACTTGGGATGATGACGAAGATTAA